In Gracilinanus agilis isolate LMUSP501 chromosome 1, AgileGrace, whole genome shotgun sequence, the sequence aagagtggtaagggtaggcagagggggtcaagtgacttgcccaaggtcacacagctgggaagtgtctgaggccagatttgaacctagtacctcccgtctctaggcctggctctcaatccactgagctacccagctgccccaaggatttattttttgaaaaataaatagaaataaaaatactttttaggaAAGTTATCTAAGAATATagcataatttatttatatttaatttctatttcatatgtttttgaatgtatatatttttaatactttatctTTTATAGTCTTTAACAATATCATATAATAAGAGCAGAAGTTATAAAAGAATTCCTCCTACCAAATGCCTGAGGTACAATCTTTCACAAGAACCTGTAGATCCAGGGGAAGAGAGTACAGCCATAGTGAGGTATAAGTGTAGGAAACACATGATAACCAAATGAGACACTTATAATTCCTGGTTACTAAAAGTTCTAGTCTTCCTTTATGAAATCCTCCTGAAATACCCTCTAGGTAAAGCTCTTTTCTGGTCTAAAAGGGTTTGTGTATATATAGAGTAATGAGGCTTCCTGTGTCTTTTATATCTAGTTTGCTGTCTTGGTGGATCCTTTCCACTCCAGTTCCAGACAGTGAATGCAAATGTTCAAAATTCAAAAAGTCATTCTCTAGTCAGtgtggaaggggaagaggagaaaattcAACTTTCTCTCCCTCACCAATTCACTCAATCCTCCATGTCTACAAGAGAAGTTCTCTCAACCATCCTTTTACTCATCACTTTTAGAATGGAAAAACTTCCAAACAGACTAGCTGTTTTATCCAAAGCCCCACAGGGCATGGCTAATTCTCTTCAACCAATCACAAAATCTTTCCTGTATGATATTGTTTGCTTTTACCCAATTATCAGAGTACCTCCCATTTGAATTAAGGACATAATTGGACTTTTGATTGACTGATTCAATGCGAGTGTTTGGACTTCTATAATTAATTGGGGACAGGATGCTGCTATCCCCACACAACTACACTCTCCTCTCCTTAAACCTTGCTGACTTTTTTGCAAAGTTCATTCCCAAATCCTTCATAGATCTCAAGTAACTTCAATTTTCTTAACCGTCTCAACTCAGAAGTTTACTAATAAACTACACGTTGTTGTTTATCCCTAACCTTCTTGCTCTCTTGCAATTTTACATGCTACCAATTTTTAGTCCGAGATCATCCTACCATCCAACTTAGTCACTATTGAGTTGCTGAGCTGAACATCTCTAGAGGAAGTCTCCTCGGAGTTATCATCctgtatctctcctctctttcacaCTACACTCCTTCAAATCATCTACATTTGTTTCCTCCACTCCCTTGCCACCTACTCAATTCTCAACCCTTATAATCCAACTAAAAAACCTCATCTTTCAACTGAAAGTACTCTCTACAAGGTTATCAACAGTCTCTCAACTGCTCattccaatgaccttttctcagtcctaactctgtttcttctttgttgTGAATCCTCCTTCTGATATTAgtaatttgtttcttctttgttttgaATCCTCCTTCTGATATTAGTAATTTGTAAATCTGCTTTTTTTGTGGTCAAATTTGtctattttactaattttttaaaaatgaacttgtCATCTCGGTTggttgagtttttattttgttttgtttttgctccaTAGTTTTTTTCTGTTCCCAATTCTATCTCTTTGATTTTTCGGAATTTCTAATTTTATGATATGGAGAAGcataactaattttttaaatttatttttgaggggttttccaattatatgtttatttcattaatctcttctttcAGTTGTTCAGAGATGGACATTTTCCCCTTCGAATGGCTTTGGCAACAATGCCTAAATTCAAATAGGTTGTTTAATGGTTTTCCCAGCCCTAATCTCACAGAATCCCTGTGGAATAGCAGTGTTTATGGAGATAAGAGCAACAAATACTATCCAGAAATTTATTGGTTTGTGACATCTTTCTTAAATTGAGCATTTGGAAGCTTGTGGGAAATCAAAgccagaagtcagaaagagaaatggtACTTCTCGTCCAGTTTATACTGGATAACAAGTACAACTGCAACTTCGGACATCTGACAGAAAAGTAATACAGGATGAGCAGAGCCTAAAACCTAATCTCTGGGTCCCAGTTCTCCTGCCCCTTCCTTGGTGACCATCTGCAAACCCAAAGCTTCAAAGCAAACTTTCTGATGCTGCTGTGCCTCCCCCACATCCTGCCTCTAGCCCAGAGCTGTCTCCTGTCTGGCAAGATGACATGATTGAACACTAACAGTAGATCAGAAACTATTCAGTCTCCCTAAGGACCAAACTTAGAATGGAGCAATCTAACTGAAAGTGATACCATGAAATGATGTTCTAAATGAAGACAAATGTATCTCCTGGTCCAGGGCTCAAAAGACAGGGGTCAGGTCCCGTTAGGGGAGCATAACAATTAGGAGTCTCCAGGGCAGGGCAGTTTCAGAAAATGTCATGAGGCATCATCACAAGCCAAGACTTGAGTTGGGGAAAAGAAGATTGCTTTGGGGCCAGCCCAAACTTGTTTGGGCCTCAGTCTTACCTCTAGGGGAAAACCCAGAGAAGGCATGGAGCAACTGAATATTATTATGATTCCCTCCAGGGCGGAAGCTCTCCATCTGGGGTCCGTGGAGAGACTTCAGGAAGTTGGAGAACTTGGATGGAAAATTAATTAGGAATCTCATCTTTATTTGCATAAATTTTTTATCTTGATTCCTTTGTAATATTATGCGTTTAGTTGTATGCTTTTAAGAACTTTGATTTTACTAGACTGCTGAAAACCAAAATTATGTTGAGAATCCTTGCTCCAGGAGCAGGAAGCAAGTTGTGTGGCCGAGACTACCAATTCTACTTCATACTTCTCATCATCAATCCACTACCCCATCAAATCCTCCACTCTCCAATCCCCCTGCTCCTATTTCCTTCTATCCCAACCCTCCCCTGGCTAAGAGCCAGGAGATTTGATCTCTaggaccttaggcaaatcacctCCCAGCTGAATTCAATGTCTTCACATGTCATAGGGCTGCAAAATGAATCATAGCCATGAAAAAGTATCAAACGGTTTCAGCTCATCTCTATGCGAGTTGTGTTTTCCTAATCTGTAtattcaaaatttattaaattcctactatgcaTAAAATTcaagttctggagatacaaagattcAAACAATGGCCTCAATTCCTGAGTTTCCAGACcccaagaagtttatattctactgtgtACCATTTTGTGCACAGATTGGTATGTTCCAAGGGAGGGTGACAAAGAAGAGATCAATCGAGGTGCTaggggaaaatttgaaaagacaGACTGGTTTTAGctgaggaaatcagggaaggctttacAAGGGAGATAGTGCTTTGAGCTGAACCTTAAAGATTCAGAAGAATTCTGAAAGCTAGAGCTAAGAAGAAAGTCCATACCAGGCAAGAGGAAGAGCCTGCATGACAACCCAGAGGCTGGTAATCTAAGAACAAATTTTAGGGAAAAGCACAGAGTTTAGTTGGGTTGCTACTTAGGATGCCCTCAAAGAATGCGGTGAAGTAAGGCTGGGAATTTAGTCAGGAGCCACTGTTCTGGTCTCTTCCTTGGCAGCAGCTGTTAGGGAATCCACCTAGCCTGGGTTACAATATCCTCAAAGTCCAGGATGATTAGTATTCTACGGGAAGAGGAGGGCACAGCCAAGAGGCTCCGAAGAAAGTCTCATCAGCATTGGGCGAGGGCACAAGGGGATATGTCAGGTTGACATAGAGGGTGTCCTGGTGACTGAGATACACCTGGAGGCTGGCGCTCAGAGAACATCTGCCCTGGAAGTGTCTTCGGAGGAGGCTAGAATGGCGGCTCTGAGCAGAAAGGATGCCAATGGTCAAGGTTGAAGCcttgacttcctcagggtcattGCCCTGGATGCATTTGGCCAGAGTCACTTGGACATAGATGCTGTAAATGCCACTGCGCCGGGTCTGCAAGGAACCCTGGGCCAAAATGAGCCCGTATAGGAAGGAGCGGCCCAGGGACGGATCCCCTTGCCACTGCAGGGTGTCATCCTGACGAGAAcctgggagaaggaaggaaagacagggGCTTAGACTCATTCCTTCATTTAACAGTCCTGGCAGAGGAGTTTCCTAGTTCCTCCctacacagaaaagaaaaaaacaaacaaaccaagaggcgagcatgcacacacacacaaacctatAGATATACTCAAAGAGACACACATAGATAGGAACATATACAATTTATTGTTACCTGTGTGGTTGAGCAGGAGATGGGCTGTATGAATTCCTTCCTTATTCTGTTTCTGGTTTTCCCCAAGTTTGTCATTCTCAGGCTGAGGGAAAAGGACAGCATAGAATGGGATGGCACCAATTCTGATGCTTTTAGAGCCCTTCACAGTCAAAGAAACCCACAAAACACTTTTCCAGAAGGCCCCAATCTCAGCCTAGAATCTATTATATCTGtagtttctctgtctttctgtctctctgactctttccccttccctccctctttctgactgtctttctgtctctacctgtctctccccttccctctttctctctgtctctttttctctctctctcttacacacacacacacacacacacacacacacacactacaccCCACACTCTGTTCCTATTCTCCTCTGACCCTGATTCCAACCCCTTGAGATTTCCTCTTTCCCCTGTGATATGAATAAAAAATGTGTTTTCAATGAAGCAAGACAAATTCATGAAAGGCTTTTGGAAGAATTTCTCAGCTTCCTGGAATGGGAAGAGGATGCACAATGAAGGGAAGATCCAGGAATGATTCCAGGAGGCCCTAGCCCAGAGGTAAGGGGTCTGATCGACTGACTATCCCAAGGTTCCTCCCAGATCAAAGAATTTCTGGTAACCCCCTGCACTTGATTCTGTGAATCTCTCCTACTGTCATCTGGGTCATTACCTGGGGAAGACCCACTGAAATCCTTCTCACCCTGGAGCCCGTGCCCGCCTGCCTCCAACTGCTCCATCTTGGGATCTCCCTAACGAGCTTTAGGGATGAATGGGCTCAGGCACACTGCCAGAGTGGTCTCACAAATAATCCTCCCCTCCcaccatacacacacatacagtaCAAACACATACATGAGCCTAAATCCAGatgtcttctctcctcttcttcattctcttcctgcctctctgtctctctccttatcCCTTTATATCCCATGCCTCTATCTCTccgtctccctttctccccttatCACTCCTCCACCTCCATCGCCTCTTGTATCactattccctttccttctccgtGGCTCCCCAGGATCTCCCCTTCTTCATGTCTGTACTTCCACTTTGATCCTttcctatctctcttctcttcctctctaatCTACAACCCCACCCCAATGACACCAGGAGATCAGGAAGGTTTAGTGGGGACTCACTTACCTCACAGTGGACCTTAAAGAGAGGTCTGTAGAAAAAGCAGCAAACCAGAGAAAACACCAGGAAACCAGCAAATAGCCCGGTGACAAAACCAATCAGGGGACATTGAAAGTAGATCTTTAAGTTCTTCCTGTCCTCCCCAGAGGCCATGGTTCTGCAGTCCTTATGACTGAAGAGCTGGGGGACAAATGGACTGGAGTGAAATATGAGCTTTGTAGGCAGATGGAGAGGGAGACacgaagaggaaagaaaaaggggtgTGTGTGGTGGTGAGAGAatgcagagaaaaagaaaaagacgagagagagagagagagagagagagagagagagagagagagagagagagagagagagagagggagagNTCCTCTCTAATCTACAACCCCACCCCAATGACACCAGGAGATCAGGAAGGTTTAGTGGGGACTCACTTACCTCACAGTGGACCTTAAAGAGAGGTCTGTAGAAAAAGCAGCAAACCAGAGAAAACACCAGGAAACCAGCAAATAGCCCGGTGACAAAACCAATCAGGGGACATTGAAAGTAGATCTTTAAGTTCTTCCTGTCCTCCCCAGAGGCCATGGTTCTGCAGTCCTTATGACTGAAGAGCTGGGGGACAAATGGACTGGAGTGAAATATGAGCTTTGTAGGCAGATGGAGAGGGAGACacgaagaggaaagaaaaaggggtgTGTGTGGTGGTGAGAGAatgcagagaaaaagaaaaagacgagagagagagagagagagagagagagagagagagagagagagagagagagagagagagagagagagggagagaggggaaaggaaggagggagggccAACAGTGTGTGGGTGACTCTCTAGACAGGCTAACAGGAGGAAATCCAGAGGTCAAAGCCTCCAAAACCTTTCCCCTCCCCTGTCTCCTCCTTCATATACTCCCTTTGCACATGTGAAATAGCCTGGGACTTTTTGTAAGGGGGAGGGAGATAAAACTTTCCAGGGCAAAAGCCAGGAACCACTGTGCTTGTGGCAGTGCCCCTACCCAACCCAGGAGTTACCTGCTACTCTTGACAATGATCTCCTCAACCTAAGTGCTCTTCCTGGAGCAACCCCTCACTGGACATCACAACCTAGGAACCTGTTCTCCCTCCACAGGCCTAACTATGGGTGGAGTACCAAAAAGGGAAACAAGTCATTTATTAGGAATCTTTACTGGTACAGAATGAGTTCTAGTTCCCCCTCTTATTTACACTAGACCATACGGTTTAGGGGCGTGTCTATAGGAGACTGAAGTACTTGGTGATCAACAGTGAATTTAGGGAGCCACTACCATGGACAGGAAGATGTTTAGAGACACCCAAGTCCATTTTAAGCTCTTAGTTCTCTGTTGCATCCCATTTATATCTCTGAGATCACAGAACTGAAAATGAAGGATCCAGGAAGGCTAGatatacctctctctctctctctctctctctctctctctctctctctctcccatctctatcTCCCATCTAGAATCATAGACCCatagaatgactgaaaaattatcTCATCCAAAGTCCTCATTTTAGATAAGGAATAGAAAAACAGGCACAGAGTGATGTCTAcccaagagaaaattgaataaaTCCCAGTTGTTTCAGGtttcattgtgtttttttttccagagccAACTCACAGTTTTTCTGAATACCCCACGACCCCCAACAGTCAATCTCTCtgatcatcttttccttttttttttaaactctaaacttctgtcttaaaatcaatactaaatatcatttccaaggcagaagagtgctaaggaagtttagtgacttacccagggtcacacaaccagaaagtgtctgagaccagatttgaacccaagacctcccatctctggacctgtctctcaatccattgagcctccCAGCTGACTctgatattgtttcattatctatggtgccttttattaagatgcaatttctttttttctcttttgattagatcaacatttatttttgtcttatctgagatcataattgctatctctagttttttcctttagttgaagcataatagataCTGCTCCAGTCCCTTACTTTtactttgtctgtctctctgctttaAATGTTTCCTCTAAACAGCATTCtatgggatttttgtttttttatccactctgctattcttttccatttcatagTTGAGCTCATCCCATTTATACTCACAGTTATGATAACTAACTGTGTGTTTTCTTCCACCTTATTTTGCCCTATTTACCCTTCTCTCACTTCCCTTTCAGCCATTCCCTGTTCATAAATATTTTGCTTCCAACCACCGCCCCCTCCAGTTTGCCCTACTTTTTGACTACCccctccttctcttattcccttttctctcctactTCCCTATAGAGTAAGATAGCTTTCCCTACCTAACTGAGTGTAGGTGCTATACccactttgagctaattctgatgagagtaaaggTAAAGCACTGCCCACCACAAACCACCATCTTCTCTATTGTATTGACTCTTAGGCACCATTTCATGTGAGATACTTTACCCCttctatcttttctcttctccctgctattcctctctctttgtcccttgattttttttggtaggggAGAGAGGATATCAGCCCTGCCTATTTAGCTTACCCCCTTCCTTCTTTATATGTATACTCCTTCTTactgccctaatagtgataaagttcttaagaatcTTAATACTTTAAGTTTCTCAAAACTTTCTTTAAGTACCTTATATGACTCAAGTATCATATATATCTTAAATACCTTAATTATCACCTTCCCAGGTAAATGTATACTCAATTCAACTTAATTGAAACCCTTaagtttttgcttttctgtttacctttttatgcttctcttaagtgTCAAATTTGGTCAAATTTGGTCaaaatcagattttcttttcagctctgggtttttttgttttgttttatgtttgttttatgtttgttttgttttgttttgttttttggtcaggaatacctagaagtcctctatttcatcaaaTACCACTTTTTTCCCCTGGAGGGTTATGCTCAATTTTGCTGGGCTTCTTAGTTGTGGTTGATTCTTAATTGTAGGCCTGGATCCTTTCCCTTTAAGAACATCATGTTCTATGCCttctagtcctttaatgtagaagctgccaatcttatataatcctgactgtttctccatgatatttaaattgtttccttctgactGTTTACAGTactttttcttcatctggaagTCTTTTTGTTTTGCTATAACAGTCCTGGGATGTTTTGTATTTGGCTCTCTTTCAGGGGATgattggtagatttttttcaaattctattttcccctcttgtgtgagtatatcaaggcagttttccctaatgatttcttgtaatatggtgtccatATTATGTAATCATGAAatttagattatctctccttgatctattttccaagtccattgtttttccagtgagatatttcagattttcttctatttttttattcctttgatttcatcttattgtttcctgatgctgaatgaagtcattagcttccatttccttaattctagtttttaagaaattattttctccttgagcttttgtgtttccttttctatttggctcATTCTAGTTTCCAAGTTGTATCTTTCTATCATTCCTTtcattatttgatatttttaaacttcttttcaagttctttcagGAGGTCTTTTAGGACTTGACaccttctctcattttcctttgaggcatctcatatttcctttttgtaattgttgtcctcttctgagtatatattttgattttccttcttaCTAAAGTATCTTTCTaaggttagatttttttctttgtcttttgttcctttttctagttattattttcCCCCACATTGCCTTGTCTGTCTGTTGAGATTCTGCTCTGTTCCTGGGGAGAAGGGAGCACTGTTTCAAAGTTGCAATGTAGCCTTCTCTGGTGCTTTGGGTAGGCCTAGCTGTCTTTGGGTCCCTCAGTGTACCCTTCCAGGGGGGAGAGCAGTTTCCTTCTTGTAAGGAGGCTTGCAGCAGTTTTTTTCCCAGTTGGATTTTGTTCCCCCTGCTTTTGGTTTCTCTGTTGTTTCTTGTGTTGAACTGTTCTCTCCTCCACCATCAGTTCTCAGGCCATATGGAAGCAGGTAGGGCTGGCATTACGTTGCTCTCCCACTCTGCTGGTCTTGTTGCCTCATGCCAAGTGTAGGACTGCTCTGGCTTGGAAGTTTTCCTCCCTCAGGCCTCCATAGGGCTAGTCTTAGGCTGCTTCCCCTACCTTGTTGCCTTGGGCCCCTTGGGCTTTGCAAGTTCTCTCTATGCAGCACTTACTAAActactctcccttctcacctctgtgAGACATGtccctcctgctttcctttgttttgaggtacTTTATTCCCTATTTTTGTATGTTTGGAGGGTTTGGACAAACTTAGTATCCCTTATTCTACCATATTAACTCCTAACATGCAAGcgttaaaaatgcttgttgaattgaaatgaccATTCTAAAGCTGCTCTAATCCTCCCACGCCATCCCTGATTCACTCCACATTTTCCTGGGCCATGGAATACCTTTCTAATGAATTCCAGAGCCTCATAGAGATAATCTTCAGCCTCTCTCCACTCTTCAGCACCTTCAACCATCCCATAATCCACTTAGGACCTCACAACCTCCACATCCATGTATGTTTCCCTGAGCTAAAACACAGACTCCTTGAGAAATCCCACAGTAGTCTGTACCAAAGCTGCTCTATCTATCTCAGAATATCTGAGtcattatctgccttttgatccagccatagcactgcttggtttataccccaaagagataataaggaaaaagacttgtacaaaaatatttatagccacactctttgtagtggcaaaaaattggaaaataagagaatgtccttcgattggggaatggctgaacaaattgtggtatctgttggtgatgtaatactattgtgctcaaaggaataaagaactggaggattccatgtgaactggaaagacctccaggaagtgatgcagagtgaaaggagcagaaccaggagaaccttatacacagagactgatacactgtggtacaattgaacataatggacttctctactagcagcaatgcaagaatccagagcaaggctgagggacttatgagaaagaagactagccacattcagaggaagaactgtggaaggagaaaaacagaggaaaaacaactgcttgaatgcatgggctgatggggatattattagggatgaagacactaaatgataactctagcccaactatcaataatatggaatttagGGC encodes:
- the CD70 gene encoding CD70 antigen, which encodes MASGEDRKNLKIYFQCPLIGFVTGLFAGFLVFSLVCCFFYRPLFKVHCEPENDKLGENQKQNKEGIHTAHLLLNHTGSRQDDTLQWQGDPSLGRSFLYGLILAQGSLQTRRSGIYSIYVQVTLAKCIQGNDPEEVKASTLTIGILSAQSRHSSLLRRHFQGRCSLSASLQVYLSHQDTLYVNLTYPLVPSPNADETFFGASWLCPPLPVEY